In Arthrobacter alpinus, a single window of DNA contains:
- a CDS encoding diacylglycerol/lipid kinase family protein, with protein MTANSGAGAWVRGRALLLVNPTSGRGRALRLLPRTAAALRAAGCSLEVSTTESLADATEQARLAPAGTLVAVLGGDGFLGAAAAGARESGAVVLPLAGGRGNDTVRRLGLALNPVKAVQGLDRLTVRELDLGLANGRPYLGVANAGFDGLANEYGNDARLNLGPFVYLYGGIRAFLDWKNVTFTVSVDGKETSFPGWLVAVGNVGQYGGGLRICPQAKADDGRLDVVSLGRATILGVAATYLRSYRGSHLGQRNVIFTRGSAVSISASKPLNLYADGEKVATLPALMEVLPRAVKFLVPANSLAMD; from the coding sequence GTGACGGCAAACAGTGGTGCCGGAGCGTGGGTGCGTGGCAGGGCCCTGCTCCTGGTCAACCCGACGTCGGGCCGCGGCCGCGCGCTGCGGCTGCTGCCACGGACGGCCGCGGCGCTGCGTGCTGCCGGTTGCTCCCTGGAGGTGTCCACCACCGAAAGCCTTGCCGACGCCACGGAGCAGGCACGCCTTGCTCCGGCCGGAACTCTCGTGGCGGTTCTGGGCGGTGACGGCTTCTTGGGCGCCGCCGCCGCAGGGGCACGGGAGTCGGGCGCCGTCGTTCTTCCCCTGGCCGGCGGGCGAGGCAACGACACAGTGCGCCGTCTCGGTCTGGCCCTCAACCCGGTCAAGGCCGTGCAGGGCCTGGACCGCCTGACCGTGCGCGAGCTCGATCTTGGTCTCGCCAACGGACGTCCCTATCTGGGCGTCGCCAATGCGGGCTTTGATGGTCTGGCTAACGAATACGGCAACGACGCGCGCCTGAATCTGGGGCCGTTTGTGTACCTGTACGGCGGGATCAGGGCATTCCTGGACTGGAAGAACGTGACCTTCACTGTGTCAGTGGATGGCAAGGAGACCAGCTTCCCCGGCTGGCTTGTGGCCGTCGGAAATGTTGGCCAATACGGGGGAGGCCTGCGCATTTGTCCGCAAGCCAAGGCCGACGACGGCCGGCTTGACGTTGTCTCGCTGGGACGGGCCACGATTCTTGGCGTGGCAGCCACCTATCTGCGCTCCTACCGAGGCAGCCATCTGGGGCAGCGCAACGTCATTTTCACCCGGGGCAGCGCCGTGAGCATCAGTGCCAGCAAACCGCTGAATCTCTACGCCGACGGCGAGAAGGTAGCGACGTTGCCCGCGCTGATGGAAGTTCTGCCCCGGGCAGTGAAGTTCCTGGTCCCGGCCAATTCACTGGCAATGGACTAG
- a CDS encoding alpha-ketoacid dehydrogenase subunit beta translates to MTATPVMNLVELTGVQNLTFAKALTLAMADAMDADSAVVVFGEDVGRLGGVFRVTDGLSARFGEERCFDTPLAESGIVGMATGMAINGMRPVVEMQFDAFAYPAFEQIASHVAKMGNRTRGRVRLPLVIRIPYAGGIGGVEHHCDSSESYYAHTPGLSVLTPSNVQDAYIMLRDAINSPDPVVFMEPKKLYFSKDTVDLDALRARYSPAAERGGASAVPSSIGQAAVIREGTDATLIAYGPSVAPALAAAETAAAEGRSLQVIDVRSLVPFDDETISAAVRSTGRVVVIAEAPGFASMASEIAARIQERCFHSLAAPVLRVTGFDVPYPAPKLEKHYLPGVDRILDAVDRLQWEES, encoded by the coding sequence ATGACTGCCACACCCGTCATGAACCTGGTGGAGCTTACCGGGGTGCAGAACCTGACCTTCGCCAAAGCCCTGACACTGGCCATGGCCGACGCCATGGACGCCGATTCGGCCGTGGTTGTTTTTGGTGAGGACGTGGGCAGGCTGGGCGGTGTGTTCCGTGTGACGGACGGACTTTCGGCCCGCTTCGGGGAAGAACGCTGCTTTGACACGCCGCTGGCTGAATCCGGCATCGTGGGTATGGCCACCGGGATGGCCATCAACGGCATGCGCCCCGTGGTGGAGATGCAGTTTGACGCCTTCGCCTACCCGGCCTTCGAGCAGATCGCCAGTCATGTGGCCAAGATGGGCAACCGAACCCGCGGGCGCGTCCGGCTGCCGCTGGTTATCCGCATCCCTTATGCCGGCGGCATTGGCGGGGTGGAGCACCACTGCGATTCCTCGGAAAGCTACTACGCCCACACTCCGGGCCTGAGCGTCCTCACGCCGTCGAACGTCCAGGACGCCTACATCATGCTGCGCGATGCCATCAATTCCCCGGACCCCGTGGTGTTCATGGAGCCGAAAAAGTTGTACTTCTCCAAGGACACGGTTGACCTGGATGCCTTGCGCGCCCGGTATTCTCCGGCTGCCGAACGCGGCGGGGCCAGCGCGGTTCCCTCCAGCATTGGGCAGGCCGCAGTGATCCGCGAGGGTACCGACGCCACGCTCATAGCCTACGGACCATCTGTGGCACCCGCGCTCGCGGCCGCCGAAACCGCCGCCGCTGAGGGAAGATCCCTGCAGGTGATTGACGTGCGCTCCCTCGTCCCGTTCGACGACGAGACCATAAGTGCCGCCGTGCGCTCCACGGGCCGGGTCGTGGTGATCGCCGAGGCCCCCGGCTTTGCCTCGATGGCTTCTGAGATTGCCGCCCGAATCCAGGAACGCTGCTTCCATTCGCTCGCGGCGCCGGTCCTTCGGGTAACCGGCTTCGATGTCCCCTACCCCGCACCGAAACTTGAAAAACACTATCTGCCCGGCGTAGACCGGATCCTGGACGCCGTGGACCGGCTCCAATGGGAGGAATCATGA
- a CDS encoding SDR family oxidoreductase has product MTGTIESLSNATVLITGAAMGMGKMYAQLAVRDHAAHVVLWDVNAQALEEAAAELRGRGSEIHSQVVDVSSLEAIEEAAQWVRSEVGTPDILINNAGIVRGKYFWEHDQRTDIAATMAINTLALMHITREFLPAMISGGRTSRIVNVASAAGLLSNPRMSIYSSSKWAVVGWSDSLRLELQQAGHRHVMVTTFCPSYIKTGMFEGARGPLLTPLLEPEAVTERVWRAMKEGTPMLLMPWTVQLSKTLRGVLPLPVWDVVAGRVFGVYKSMEHFTGRK; this is encoded by the coding sequence ATGACCGGCACCATCGAATCCCTTTCCAACGCCACCGTCCTGATCACGGGGGCCGCCATGGGAATGGGAAAAATGTACGCCCAACTGGCGGTGCGCGACCATGCAGCGCACGTGGTGCTCTGGGACGTGAATGCCCAGGCGCTTGAGGAGGCCGCCGCCGAACTGCGCGGCCGCGGCTCCGAAATCCACAGCCAAGTGGTGGACGTCAGCAGCCTCGAGGCCATCGAGGAGGCGGCTCAGTGGGTGCGCAGCGAGGTGGGCACCCCGGACATCCTGATCAACAACGCCGGCATTGTGCGCGGCAAGTACTTTTGGGAGCACGACCAGCGCACCGACATTGCCGCCACCATGGCCATCAATACCCTGGCGCTGATGCACATAACGCGCGAGTTCCTGCCCGCCATGATCAGCGGCGGCCGCACCAGCCGGATCGTGAACGTGGCTTCGGCGGCAGGGCTGCTGTCCAACCCGCGCATGAGCATTTACTCCTCCTCCAAGTGGGCCGTGGTGGGCTGGAGCGACTCCCTTCGCCTGGAGCTGCAGCAGGCCGGCCACCGCCACGTCATGGTCACAACGTTCTGCCCGTCGTACATCAAGACCGGCATGTTCGAGGGCGCCCGCGGACCGCTGCTGACCCCGCTCCTGGAGCCGGAGGCCGTCACGGAGCGCGTGTGGCGGGCCATGAAGGAGGGCACGCCGATGCTGCTGATGCCGTGGACCGTGCAGCTGAGCAAGACGCTGCGCGGAGTCCTGCCGCTGCCCGTCTGGGACGTGGTGGCCGGGCGCGTGTTTGGCGTCTACAAGTCCATGGAACACTTCACGGGCCGGAAGTAG
- a CDS encoding isocitrate lyase/PEP mutase family protein — protein sequence MNPIQEKTASKATKLLRLHQAPEILQLVNVWDAITAKVIADIPGTQALATAGHSIAASFGYEDGEHIPLATMLEAVGRIAAATDLPVTADLDRGYGNPGETVRKAIGVGVVGANIEDQMQPLAHSVAQMKAAADAGAAEGIDFVLNARTDAFLRGADHDPREVLDAAIERGRAYLEVGAACIFVPGKLDEPTVKALVAGIGHGKVSVINVPGSLSPAKLQELGVARISYGPWTQRVALTALADAATALMNNGSLPEGTRTLN from the coding sequence ATGAATCCCATACAGGAAAAGACTGCGTCCAAGGCCACCAAGCTGCTCCGCCTCCATCAAGCCCCAGAAATTTTGCAGTTGGTCAATGTCTGGGATGCCATCACGGCGAAGGTGATCGCGGACATCCCCGGCACCCAGGCCCTGGCCACGGCCGGCCACTCCATTGCCGCGTCCTTTGGTTACGAAGACGGAGAGCACATCCCGCTGGCCACCATGCTTGAGGCCGTGGGCCGCATCGCTGCTGCAACCGATCTCCCCGTCACTGCTGATCTGGACCGCGGCTACGGCAATCCGGGTGAAACGGTCCGGAAGGCTATTGGCGTTGGCGTTGTGGGGGCCAACATCGAGGACCAGATGCAGCCGCTCGCACACTCCGTGGCGCAGATGAAAGCGGCCGCGGACGCGGGAGCTGCAGAAGGAATCGACTTTGTCCTGAACGCCCGCACCGATGCGTTCCTGCGCGGTGCGGACCATGACCCCCGCGAAGTCCTCGACGCCGCCATCGAACGTGGCCGCGCCTACCTGGAGGTCGGCGCGGCCTGCATCTTCGTTCCCGGCAAACTTGACGAACCCACCGTCAAGGCACTCGTGGCCGGCATAGGACACGGAAAGGTGAGCGTCATCAATGTCCCCGGATCGCTTTCGCCGGCCAAGCTCCAGGAGTTGGGTGTTGCCCGAATCTCCTACGGTCCGTGGACGCAGCGAGTGGCCCTGACGGCGTTGGCCGACGCCGCCACGGCCCTCATGAACAATGGGTCCCTGCCGGAAGGCACCCGCACACTTAACTGA
- a CDS encoding FAD-binding oxidoreductase translates to MVTHLTEEIPRSIWYGWGDPTRAKPLGPGALAFLQRTLGLASVARDHSPVDLADVRVGPSTLSPELLAELGAITGPEHVSTEAAERILHAGGKSTPDLLRRRSGDALNAPDAVVFPGTSAEVGKLLALCVRRRLAVVAFGGGTSVVGGVEPLRGRFDGVITLDMRRMDRLLRLDPLSRTATFEAGIRGPAIEAALAPHGLTLGHFPQSHQEATLGGYMATRSAGQASTGYGRSDDLVKQVHLETPAGPFDAGSLAPGTAAGPKLLDVMVGSEGTLGVITSATVKVSPAPADKAYGAWSFPSFEAGAEAMRKLRHDGARGDMPHVCRLSDTDETASTFKLGGWKTGALQRYLGLRGQGTSALALFVWEGERRAIRARRRRSARILRRAGGIPLGPLPGKSWEHGRFSGPYLRDELLTRGVYVETLETAATWSRLEDTYSSVRQAILDSLGEHGATAYVQTHVSHVYSDGASLYFTFLSGLEADGLAQNARVKEAASRAIVAAGATITHHHAVGTDHARYLGPEIGELGVKVLAGIKATLDPAGIMNPGKLIPIPAQPKEQP, encoded by the coding sequence ATGGTGACCCACCTCACAGAAGAAATTCCCCGGTCCATCTGGTACGGCTGGGGAGACCCGACCCGGGCCAAGCCCCTGGGCCCCGGCGCTCTCGCATTCCTGCAACGCACGCTGGGACTGGCAAGTGTGGCGCGGGACCATTCCCCCGTTGACCTTGCGGACGTTCGTGTTGGCCCCTCGACACTCAGCCCGGAGCTGCTGGCGGAACTGGGCGCAATCACCGGTCCGGAGCACGTCTCCACCGAGGCCGCAGAACGCATCCTGCACGCCGGCGGCAAGAGCACCCCTGACCTCCTGCGCCGCCGCAGCGGGGACGCACTCAATGCGCCCGACGCCGTGGTGTTCCCAGGCACCAGTGCCGAGGTGGGCAAGCTCCTGGCCCTGTGCGTGCGCCGCAGGTTGGCGGTGGTGGCCTTTGGTGGCGGTACCTCGGTGGTGGGCGGGGTGGAGCCGCTGCGTGGACGTTTTGACGGCGTCATCACCCTGGACATGCGGCGCATGGACCGGCTGCTGCGCCTGGACCCGCTGTCCCGCACCGCCACCTTCGAGGCCGGCATCCGCGGCCCGGCAATCGAGGCTGCCCTGGCCCCGCATGGCCTGACTCTGGGCCATTTTCCGCAGAGCCACCAGGAGGCAACGCTGGGCGGCTATATGGCCACCCGCTCCGCAGGCCAGGCGTCCACCGGCTACGGCCGCTCCGACGATCTCGTCAAGCAAGTCCACCTCGAGACGCCTGCGGGCCCATTCGACGCCGGGTCCCTTGCGCCGGGCACGGCCGCCGGCCCCAAGTTGTTGGACGTGATGGTAGGCAGCGAAGGCACCCTGGGCGTCATCACCAGCGCCACCGTGAAGGTTTCACCCGCCCCCGCGGACAAGGCCTACGGGGCGTGGTCTTTCCCGTCATTCGAGGCTGGAGCGGAGGCCATGCGCAAACTCAGGCACGACGGCGCACGGGGCGACATGCCGCATGTGTGCCGCTTGAGCGACACGGATGAAACGGCGTCGACCTTCAAGCTGGGCGGCTGGAAAACCGGCGCCCTCCAGCGCTACCTTGGCCTGCGTGGACAGGGAACATCGGCGCTGGCCCTGTTTGTGTGGGAGGGCGAGCGCCGGGCCATCCGGGCCCGCAGGCGCCGCAGCGCGCGGATCCTGCGCCGGGCCGGCGGCATCCCGCTGGGTCCGCTGCCGGGAAAATCGTGGGAGCATGGGCGGTTCAGCGGACCGTACCTGCGCGACGAGCTGCTGACCCGCGGTGTGTACGTGGAGACGCTGGAAACGGCCGCCACGTGGAGCCGGCTGGAGGACACCTACAGTAGCGTCCGTCAGGCAATCCTCGATTCGCTGGGTGAACACGGCGCGACCGCCTACGTCCAGACCCACGTCTCGCACGTCTACTCCGACGGCGCCTCCCTCTACTTCACGTTCCTTTCGGGACTGGAGGCCGACGGCCTGGCACAGAATGCCAGGGTCAAGGAGGCCGCCTCGCGGGCCATTGTTGCCGCTGGCGCCACCATCACCCACCACCATGCGGTGGGCACGGACCACGCACGGTATCTGGGTCCCGAAATCGGGGAGCTGGGAGTCAAGGTCCTGGCCGGCATCAAAGCGACTCTGGACCCCGCGGGCATCATGAACCCGGGCAAGCTCATCCCCATCCCGGCCCAACCTAAGGAACAGCCATGA
- a CDS encoding glycerol-3-phosphate dehydrogenase/oxidase, whose protein sequence is MTPDVVSNRSWINDHTRRRSLEHVAGHTVDVAVVGGGITGAGVALDAASRGLSVALLESHDLASGTSGYSSKLVHGGLRYLAKMDFGVAWESAVERRWLMDRIAPHLVHPLGFVIPDARSAPAWEGLTAGAGVVIYDVLRRLSGLRSRVLPRPQLLSSQTVAALAPALDPAGLRRGYLYWDGQVVDDARLVLGVARTAASHGAHILRDVEATALTAESVAAVDRRTGESVGIRARTVVNATGVWAADFEPQLRVTPSRGTHLVVRAERLGNPHAAHTVAVPGRFGRYVFVLPQPGGVVYIGLTDEEDHNADGHSPLVPEHDIDFLLDIVNTTLTVPLARDDVVGSFAGLRPLVEAAHADGPDGTADISRRHLIRDVPGAPITVVGGKMTTYRRMAQDAVDAAVSRLGVDAPCRTKKLPLVGAASAATLGGIAAPDRLVARYGTEAADVHDLGRQDPSLAEPLFEGTDITGAELLFAVLAEGAFTVEDLLERRTRLAFVPADAQQARGPARSILALAASWAPGKEAQK, encoded by the coding sequence ATGACCCCGGATGTCGTGTCCAACCGCAGCTGGATCAATGACCACACCCGCCGCCGCTCCCTCGAGCATGTTGCCGGGCACACCGTGGACGTGGCAGTGGTTGGCGGCGGCATCACGGGGGCCGGCGTGGCGCTCGACGCGGCGAGCCGGGGACTGAGCGTGGCGCTGTTGGAGAGCCACGACCTGGCGTCCGGCACCAGCGGCTACAGCTCCAAGCTGGTCCACGGCGGGCTGCGCTACCTGGCCAAGATGGACTTTGGCGTGGCCTGGGAATCGGCCGTGGAGCGACGCTGGCTCATGGACAGGATTGCCCCGCACCTGGTCCACCCCCTCGGTTTTGTCATCCCCGACGCCCGCAGTGCACCGGCCTGGGAAGGCCTCACGGCCGGGGCCGGCGTGGTCATCTATGACGTGTTGCGCAGGTTGTCCGGGCTGCGCAGCAGGGTCCTGCCGCGCCCCCAGCTGCTCTCCAGTCAGACTGTGGCGGCACTCGCCCCGGCGCTCGACCCGGCGGGTCTGCGCCGCGGCTATCTGTACTGGGACGGCCAGGTGGTGGACGACGCCCGGCTGGTCTTGGGCGTGGCCCGCACAGCCGCCAGCCACGGCGCACACATATTGCGCGACGTGGAAGCCACAGCCCTGACTGCGGAATCCGTGGCAGCCGTTGACCGAAGGACGGGGGAGTCGGTGGGCATCAGGGCCCGGACGGTGGTCAACGCCACGGGAGTGTGGGCCGCCGACTTTGAGCCGCAGTTGCGCGTGACCCCCAGCCGCGGCACCCACCTGGTGGTGCGGGCCGAACGGTTGGGCAACCCCCACGCCGCGCACACCGTCGCGGTCCCTGGCCGCTTTGGCAGGTACGTTTTTGTGCTGCCCCAGCCCGGCGGCGTCGTCTACATCGGGCTGACCGACGAGGAAGACCACAATGCCGACGGCCACAGCCCCCTCGTCCCGGAGCACGATATCGACTTCCTCCTGGATATTGTCAATACAACTCTGACCGTGCCCCTGGCACGCGACGACGTGGTGGGCTCCTTTGCCGGACTGCGTCCCCTGGTCGAGGCCGCGCACGCCGACGGCCCCGATGGAACCGCCGACATTTCCCGCAGGCACCTCATCCGGGACGTACCGGGTGCGCCCATCACGGTGGTCGGCGGAAAGATGACCACCTACCGCCGCATGGCCCAGGACGCGGTGGACGCCGCAGTATCCCGGCTGGGCGTAGATGCCCCGTGCCGCACCAAGAAGCTGCCGCTCGTGGGGGCCGCGAGTGCGGCAACACTTGGCGGGATTGCGGCGCCGGATCGGCTCGTGGCCAGGTACGGCACCGAGGCAGCCGACGTGCACGATCTCGGCCGCCAGGACCCGTCCCTCGCCGAACCACTGTTTGAGGGCACAGACATCACGGGCGCGGAGCTGTTGTTCGCGGTGCTCGCGGAGGGGGCGTTCACCGTGGAGGACCTGCTGGAACGCCGCACACGCCTGGCCTTTGTGCCCGCCGACGCGCAGCAAGCCCGCGGCCCCGCCCGCAGCATCCTGGCTCTCGCCGCATCGTGGGCGCCGGGCAAGGAAGCGCAGAAGTGA
- a CDS encoding TetR/AcrR family transcriptional regulator, giving the protein MTSQRTSTLADQQLLAAIRDQVVLHGVRRTTANGIAERAGISRMTFYRRMGSVENAVLAALTQEFRSYAASVHNGIPAGTGRQRLVHFAVESVRVFATSELLASIAERDPEFLIPYVTDRFGASQKLILDELHGMLDDGIADGSIEAGNGTPTAVLLAAQGVALSSRVLLKMGTFDDTLAELGRMLERYLTPSNLKAVVEA; this is encoded by the coding sequence ATGACGTCACAACGTACCAGCACATTGGCGGACCAACAGCTGCTTGCAGCCATTCGGGACCAGGTGGTGCTGCACGGCGTGCGCCGCACCACGGCCAACGGCATTGCCGAGCGGGCCGGGATTTCCCGCATGACGTTCTATCGCCGCATGGGGTCGGTGGAGAACGCCGTGCTGGCGGCCCTGACCCAGGAATTCCGCTCCTACGCAGCCAGCGTGCACAACGGGATCCCGGCTGGCACGGGCCGCCAGCGGCTGGTCCACTTTGCCGTCGAGAGCGTGCGCGTGTTCGCCACCTCGGAGCTGCTGGCGTCCATCGCCGAACGGGACCCGGAATTCCTCATCCCCTATGTGACGGACAGGTTCGGGGCGAGCCAAAAGCTCATCCTCGACGAGTTGCACGGCATGCTCGATGACGGGATCGCCGACGGCAGCATCGAGGCAGGAAACGGAACTCCTACCGCGGTGTTGCTGGCCGCCCAGGGCGTTGCGCTCTCCTCACGGGTCCTGCTGAAAATGGGCACCTTCGATGACACGCTGGCGGAATTGGGGAGGATGCTGGAACGCTACCTCACCCCGTCGAACCTCAAGGCTGTGGTGGAAGCATGA
- a CDS encoding enoyl-CoA hydratase/isomerase family protein, giving the protein MMELSIADGVAEIVLNAPHKLNALNEDGLRELSAAYDEAGAAAAAGSVRALFLRGEGRAFCAGRDIAGVDGANDDARGYLDGLLTPLLQKMAAFPAPTFAAAQGACLGVGLGLLIATDVVYVAENAKFGSPFGNLGATLDSGGHWLFTEMLGAHRTLDLVYSSELMSGADAVAAGLFSRALPAEGLLDFTRAAAAKAATGPTQAFLASKTLVAAIRRDRLGLWDAVALENEAQVALSATADYAEGFAAFTAKRKPGFTGK; this is encoded by the coding sequence ATGATGGAGCTTTCCATTGCTGACGGCGTGGCAGAGATTGTGCTCAATGCCCCGCACAAGCTGAACGCGCTCAACGAGGATGGTCTGCGCGAACTCAGCGCCGCCTATGACGAGGCCGGTGCTGCTGCCGCGGCTGGCAGCGTTCGGGCCTTGTTTCTCCGCGGGGAGGGGCGGGCGTTTTGCGCGGGCCGGGACATCGCCGGCGTTGACGGGGCCAACGACGACGCCCGCGGCTACCTTGATGGGCTGCTGACCCCGCTCCTGCAGAAAATGGCCGCCTTCCCGGCACCGACCTTTGCCGCCGCCCAAGGTGCCTGCCTCGGCGTGGGGTTGGGCCTGCTCATAGCCACCGACGTGGTGTACGTAGCGGAGAATGCCAAGTTTGGCTCGCCATTCGGCAATCTGGGCGCCACCCTGGACTCCGGCGGGCACTGGCTGTTCACCGAAATGCTCGGCGCACACCGGACCCTCGACCTCGTCTACTCCTCGGAGCTCATGAGCGGGGCTGACGCGGTGGCCGCAGGGTTGTTCAGCCGGGCCCTGCCCGCGGAGGGACTCCTGGACTTCACCCGCGCCGCGGCCGCCAAGGCCGCGACCGGCCCCACCCAGGCGTTCCTCGCCAGCAAAACCCTCGTGGCAGCGATCCGCCGGGACCGGCTGGGACTGTGGGACGCCGTCGCCCTTGAAAATGAGGCGCAGGTGGCGCTGTCTGCAACGGCCGACTACGCGGAGGGCTTTGCTGCGTTCACGGCCAAGCGGAAGCCCGGATTCACCGGAAAGTAG
- a CDS encoding Lrp/AsnC family transcriptional regulator, with protein MESNTTVQMDDVDRRILAELTRDGRMSVSVVAENVHISRAHAYARISRLTSTGVLTKFTALVDPVKAGLKSSAYVTLKVSQHVWRELREELRAIPEVAHIALVGGDFDVILLVRAEDNQGLRRVIFDTLQSMPGVLDTQTFLIFEDLDTR; from the coding sequence ATGGAATCGAATACCACCGTCCAGATGGATGATGTTGACCGGCGCATCCTTGCGGAGCTCACTCGCGATGGCCGAATGTCCGTCAGCGTGGTGGCCGAGAACGTCCATATTTCCCGCGCCCACGCCTATGCCAGGATTTCGCGGCTCACCTCAACGGGGGTGCTGACCAAGTTCACTGCGTTGGTGGATCCGGTTAAGGCCGGGCTGAAATCGAGCGCCTACGTAACCCTGAAGGTCAGCCAGCATGTGTGGCGGGAGCTGCGGGAGGAGCTGCGGGCCATCCCCGAGGTGGCACACATTGCCTTGGTCGGCGGCGATTTTGATGTGATCTTGCTGGTGCGTGCCGAGGACAACCAGGGACTTCGGCGAGTTATCTTCGATACGTTGCAGTCCATGCCCGGCGTGCTGGATACCCAAACGTTCCTCATCTTTGAGGATCTGGATACCCGGTGA
- a CDS encoding thiamine pyrophosphate-dependent enzyme, whose amino-acid sequence MQYPGNAVLAAGHQGQYLLPSSTPVQLIAPDGTANTGTASAGKYKENYELPDVSTLLEGYGQLMLGRRINEQAGALVRQGRMAVYPSSFGQEACQVAAYTSLRRSDWLFATYRDTVAILGRGVAPMEVFESLRGDWHSGFDPHQYNTGLPATPLSTQLLHAVGVAHAAKLRGEDTVVLAMCGDGATSEGDFHEALNFAAVFHVPVVFLIQNNQYAISVPLIHQSVAPSLAHKAIGYGMPGERVDGNDLAALLAVLGSAVARARNGGGPALVEAHTYRMEAHTNADDSTRYRSSEEVAQWVPKDPLVRLKKYLHDAGHLSAAETDGFAVAAEQVAKALRDGLNTSTSPDPLDMFRFVYSEPTPQLQAQSRMLAAELAAAHPGTQGAQP is encoded by the coding sequence ATGCAGTACCCCGGAAACGCCGTCTTGGCGGCCGGTCACCAGGGCCAGTACCTGCTGCCCTCCAGCACCCCGGTCCAGCTGATTGCCCCGGACGGAACGGCGAATACAGGCACGGCCAGCGCGGGCAAGTACAAGGAAAACTACGAGCTGCCGGACGTGTCAACCCTGCTCGAGGGCTATGGTCAATTGATGCTGGGCCGGCGCATCAACGAACAGGCCGGAGCATTGGTGCGGCAGGGGCGGATGGCGGTGTATCCGTCGTCGTTCGGGCAGGAAGCCTGCCAAGTCGCGGCCTACACGAGCCTGCGGCGCAGCGACTGGCTCTTCGCCACATACCGGGACACCGTGGCCATTCTGGGACGCGGCGTGGCACCCATGGAAGTCTTCGAATCGCTGCGCGGGGATTGGCACAGCGGCTTTGATCCCCACCAGTACAACACCGGGCTGCCCGCCACCCCGCTCTCCACCCAGCTGCTGCATGCCGTGGGGGTGGCGCATGCTGCCAAACTCCGCGGCGAGGACACAGTGGTGCTGGCCATGTGCGGCGACGGTGCCACGAGTGAAGGCGACTTCCATGAAGCCCTGAACTTTGCTGCCGTGTTCCATGTGCCAGTGGTCTTCTTGATTCAAAACAACCAGTACGCCATCTCCGTGCCGCTCATCCATCAGTCCGTGGCGCCGTCACTGGCCCACAAGGCCATTGGCTATGGCATGCCAGGAGAGCGTGTTGACGGGAACGATCTCGCCGCACTGCTGGCGGTGCTGGGCAGTGCTGTGGCGCGGGCGCGCAACGGTGGCGGCCCCGCCCTGGTGGAGGCACACACCTACCGGATGGAGGCCCACACCAACGCCGATGATTCCACCCGGTACCGGAGCTCCGAGGAGGTGGCTCAGTGGGTGCCCAAGGATCCCTTGGTCCGGCTCAAAAAATACCTGCACGACGCCGGACACCTCAGTGCCGCCGAGACCGATGGTTTCGCCGTTGCTGCGGAGCAAGTGGCCAAGGCGTTGCGGGACGGCTTGAATACATCCACATCACCGGATCCGTTGGACATGTTCCGATTCGTATACAGCGAACCCACGCCGCAATTGCAGGCGCAAAGCCGGATGTTGGCCGCTGAGCTGGCCGCAGCCCACCCAGGAACCCAAGGAGCCCAGCCATGA